A stretch of DNA from Vigna radiata var. radiata cultivar VC1973A unplaced genomic scaffold, Vradiata_ver6 scaffold_70, whole genome shotgun sequence:
NNNNNNNNNNNNNNNNNNNNNNNNNNNNNNNNNNNNNNNNNNNNNNNNNNNNNNNNNNNNNNNNNNNNNNNNNNNNNNNNNNNNNNNNNNNNNNNNNNNNNNNNNNNNNNNNNNNNNNNNNNNNNNNNNNNNNNNNNNNNNNNNNNNNNNNNNNNNNNNNNNNNNNNNNNNNNNNNNNNNNNNNNNNNNNNNNNNNNNNNNNNNNNNNNNNNNNNNNNNNNNNNNNNNNNNNNNNNNNNNNNNNNNNNNNNNNNNNNNNNNNNNNNNNNNNNNNNNNNNNNNNNNNNNNNNNNNNNNNNNNNNNNNNNNNNNNNNNNNNNNNNNNNNNNNNNNNNNNNNNNNNNNNNNNNNNNNNNNNNNNNNNNNNNNNNNNNNNNNNNNNNNNNNNNNNNNNNNNNNNNNNNNNNNNNNNNNNNNNNNNNNNNNNNNNNNNNNNNNNNNNNNNNNNNNNNNNNNNNNNNNNNNNNNNNNNNNNNNNNNNNNNNNNNNNNNNNNNNNNNNNNNNNNNNNNNNNNNNNNNNNNNNNNNNNNNNNNNNNNNNNNNNNNNNNNNNNNNNNNNNNNNNNNNNNNNNNNNNNNNNNNNNNNNNNNNNNNNNNNNNNNNNNNNNNNNNNNNNNNNNNNNNNNNNNNNNNNNNNNNNNNNNNNNNNNNNNNNNNNNNNNNNNNNNNNNNNNNNNNNNNNNNNNNNNNNNNNNNNNNNNNNNNNNNNNNNNNNNNNNNNNNNNNNNNNNNNNNNNNNNNNNNNNNNNNNNNNNNNNNNNNNNNNNNNNNNNNNNNNNNNNNNNNNNNNNNNNNNNNNNNNNNNNNNNNNNNNNNNNNNNNNNNNNNNNNNNNNNNNNNNTTTGTCCGGGTGGGCCTCGTGTACGGACGGTCACGCAAGgtacacaagccccccaagcccgaggCGTCGTAAGGGGCCGAAGGGTTTCAGAAAAGGGGTGTGTCGGTCAGGTGAGCGGCGAGACTGTGGAAAGGTAGAGGTGGAGTTTAGGCGGGAAAACACACGTGGCGAAATCGTGGGTGGGAGACGAGGCGTCGTTTGAATCTGGAGCGTTGAACGTGGTTAAGATGAACGGTGGAGATCAGAGGCAGTTTTCgaaaaaaatttctataaataggaGTAAGGTGACTGTTACGGCTACATCCTTCCTTCTTCCTTCCGAGCTCTATTCTTTTCATCTGCTCAGGTAATAAAATGGTTGTTGTGTGCGTTGAGTCTTCTCTGGAATCGTCGGGTCGTGGCGGGGGCGCGGGTGAGGGTAGCGGCAGCAGTGGTTCGGTATCGACTGGTTCGTCCGGCTCCACCAGTAGTTCGTCGTCGGAAGACCGGACAGTTGAAGAGGATTCGGCCGTGCCATCCGCTCTGGCTGAGGCGGTGACCGTAGCTCAGGAGTCCTCCGCACCGGTTATCAACGGGCGGATCTTCCATGGAGCCCCCCTATTTTTATTGCGAGGGGGCTTGACCGTGGATCCGGTTCCCTTGGTCCCGGTGGGAGGGCTTCCTCGGGTAGATGGGTATGACTGGGCCAGGTTTGATACAAACACTCAACCGTCCAGTATTTCGCGTACATCTCTCCAGGATTGGATAGACCGGTCATATTTGGTGAGAGATACGGCGGACACTCGCTTGATAAGAGTAGCCGTTAGTATGGAAAACGAACGCGTCTGCCACGGGAAAGGCACCAGCGCAAATGACTTTTTCTTCATGTACGCGAACTTGTTCGCCCAACTGCACGTGCGGGTTCCATTTACTGACTTCCAGGCCGGGGTGTTGCGGGAGTTGAATGTCGCCCCTACACAACTGCACCCTAACTCTTGGGCTGCTATTCAAGCCTTTGGGGTAGAGTGTATGGTGGCCGGCGTTGCTCCGACCGTTCGGTCTTTCCTTCACTATTTCAACGTTCGTCCTCATCCGAAGGGAGGCTTGGTGTCTTTATCTTCCGTAGGGAAGCGCACCCTGTTCAAGCCGTATGCCGAGtcctttaaaaattttaaagaccAATTCTTTAAAGTGGTTATTGAGGACGTGGGCCGTCCTGATTTTTTCGATAAGGACGGCCACCCTTTGTTTCCCTTATACTGGACGGACAATCCAACGAAGATGGAAGCCATTTCGAAGCGGGAGCTGGAAATGGAAGATTTTTGTGTGGTGGATGTGATTGACACCCTCTCCCGCCGTGTCCCCGCCCGTTGCCTTGTCGACTGTATCCCTTACGAGGATTGCGCTCAAAGAGCGCTCGGTATGTGATTTATTCCGTTTTTTCCTTTTACGAAGATTATAACTTAGCTGAATTCCTCGTTTTTCCTCAGGTTGCATGGCGACTCCCGGACCCCGCCAATCCAATTTCCTTTCCATAAAAAAGAAGGCATCGGCCCGTGCCGCTAGTTCCGGGCCCAGTCAAGACGTTCCTCCGCCTATGAAGCCTCCTCCCGCCCGGGTGACGGTGGCCGTCCGCGGGCCTACTGTAAGGGCCAGTGGAAGCACCAATGTGGCCGCCCAACAGGGGGAAGGGACTTccgttcctcctccatctcacaACACTCCTCTCGTCAATTTAACCAGCTCGGCAACTGCTGCCCCGGTTGTTGAAATTCCCTCTGAGTCCGCGCCCGTCACTACGTCGGGGCATCGGAAGAGAAAATCGCAGAAAGGGGGAAAATCTTCCTCTAAGAGACATCGCCGTGAGGGGAAGGAGCCGGTTACTCCTCTGCCAGGCGGCGTTTTCAGCCCCGATTACAATGTAGGCCGTTTTATTGAGTTTAATCGGGGGCCGGCTTATGTTGCTCTACTGGAGTCCTTGCCGGGTAGAGTCATGCTAGACTCTGTGTCCGAAATGGCCAACCGGACGGCGGCCATGATTGACTATATACGGGAGCATGGGGATGTTCGCGGATCCGGCGAGGTGAAGAAGTTGTTGATTGAGGAAGAGAAAAAGGCTAAGGCCTTGGAGGATGAGCTGGCGGGCGCCAGGAAGGCTCTGGAGGACGAGAAGAAGCGGTCGGCCGAGAAGCTTCAGGAAACGACCCAACTGCTTGAGGAGGAAAGGAAGGCGAAGGCCGTCGCTGAAGAGAATCAGAGGCAGTTGGAGGAAGATGTTGCGAGGTTGAGGGAGGTGGAAGAGAAGCTTCAGGGCCGGACGGTAGAGCTGCATACCAAGCTGAAGAAAGCGCGCGCAGACCTTAAGACAGCTGAGGACAAGATAATGTCTCTGAACGATAGTCTGGTGGCGGAACATGAGGACGGCTTTTACAAAGCCATCCGTCAAGTGGAAGTTCTGCTAAAGGTCGAGAAGTCGCTCTCTCTTGGGTTCGATATTTACAAGGACGTGTATGACGGTGTCTTAACGGACATTAAGGATCCGGAGGAGGCCGAAGCTGGCAAGGAAAATGCCGAGGGAGATGGCGAACGGGTTGAAGTGGTCGGATCTGCTGCCGATCCTCCTGAAgaatagttttttctttttatattttacttgttaAGTTAGGGATCATTCGGTATCAGCCGGAATGTAAACAGTGGATTGTACTGTTTACTTTTGCCGACCGATCGTATACTTTTTGatgtttctgaattttttttgtgatgaatGGACATTTTGCGCGTTAATTTCGTTACTTGGTATTAATTTTTTCTGGTTCCGTTCGGCTCGTGTTACCATTTTTAGTGGGTAAGTTTATTCGTTTAAACTTGAATTTCGCGCGGGAGATGAGGGGTGAGGGGACGGTGAGTGTAAACCCTTACCGTCAaaccaagttgacaggatagttccattcgtcaacttggaATTTAGACGAGGCGGCGGGCTTAACCCCTTACCGcccggccaagttgacaggataattccattcgtcaacttggaCTTTTGCGCGAGGCATCGGGCTTAACCTTTTAGCGCCCGGCCAGGTGGACAGGATAATTCCGTTCGTCCACTTGGGCTTTAAATGAAAGACGGGTGTACTGCGTGGGGATGAAATTTTCGTATTGCTCCTTGAATCTGGATTGTGTGAAACAACATTACATGCTTagctaaaataaagtttaagatGTGACGCATTCCAAGTGTTGGTAATCTGCCGGCCGTCCAATCGAGTGAGGCGGTATGCGCCGTTACCCAGAGCTTCTACAACTTTGAACGGGCCCTCCCATTTTGCTGCGAGTTTGCCATGAGCTGCCACACGACGTGCTTCCCCAGCCTTTCTCCATACGAGGTCCCCTTCATGGAACTGGCGCGGACGAACTTTGGTGTTGTACTTGCGTTCCACCATGCGACGACATGCTTCTGCCCTTAGCACCGCCCGATCGTGTCGTTCGTCGATCGTATCAAGTTCGACCCGTAACTCTTGGTCGTTTATCTGAAGATTCTCGATGTTTCGTCGTAAGGATGGTTCACCCAATTCTACTGGTAACATGGCGTCGGTACCGTACGTCAAGTTGAAGGGTGTTTCTCTAGTCGTGCCGTGTGGGGTGCACCGATAAGCCCAGAGGACCTCGGGCAAGTGGTCCGCCCACGCTCCTTTCTTGTCTCCTAATCTTCGTTTGAGTTCGGCGACAATGGTTTTGTTAACGGCCTCAGCTTGCCCGTTCGTCTGAGGGTGTTCTACTGAGCTTGTGGCGTGTTTTATACCCAATCCTCTGAAGAACGTTTCCAGCCTTCGGTCGACGAACTGCCTACCATTGTCGGTCACGACCGTTCGAGGCAAGCCGAACCTGCAAATGAGTTTCCAACAGAACTTTTGGACTTGGGAGGCTGTGATGGTGGCGAGTGGCTCGGCCTCTACCCACTTCGTGAAGTAATCGATGGCCACCAGCAAGAACTTGCGTTGCCCCGTGGCTGGGGGAAACGGTCCGACGATATCCATCCCCCATTGAGCGAACGGCCAAGGGGAAACGATGGTGTGTAACTTTTGCGAAGGGGTGTGGTGATTGTTGGCATGGGCCTGGCATTGGTTGCCCCGGCGGGTGAATTCTACCGCATCGGCTTCCATCGTCGGCCAGTAGTATCCTGCTCGTAGCGTCTTAGCTTTGAGTGCTCGCCCGCCCGTGTGGAAGCCACATACTCCAAGATGTAGTTCGCTCATCACGTATTGTGCCTCGTTCTCCGCCAGGCATTTAAGTAGGGGTGACGAGAAACCGCGGCGGTATAAATCGTTACCGATAATCATGAACCGGGCAACCCGTTTGGAGTCCGCTGGGCGTAAGCTCTCTCCGCGATCTTGCTTGCGGATTAAGTTCCGGATCTCGGTCCTCCAGTCGGCGGTGTCGCTCGCAGAGGTAGCCAAACATTCGACCGAAGGTTGCAGGAGGACCTGTCGGATGACAGTCGTGAGCTGTCCTTTCTCCTTTCCAGTACTGAGTTTAGACAGTAGGTCGGCCTGGGCGTTCTGTTCCCGGGGAATGTGCTCGATTTTCACTTCGTCGAACTCTTTCACCAAAGAACAAGCCTGGTGATAGTATTTGAGGAGGTGGTCTTCCCGTACCTGAAAATCACCGTTCATTTGGCCGACTACCAGCTGTGAGTCAGTTCGGCAGATCACCCTGCGGGCCCCCATGTCTTTGGCCAATTGTAAACCGGCCAACAAAGCTTCGTATTCCGCCTGGTTGTTTGAGGTTTTGAACTTGAAAATTAACGAGTGTTCTATTAAGAACCCGTTGGGACCTTCAAGGACGACACCCGCGCCGCTAACCGTACGGCCTGACGCCCCATCCACGTACAATAACCATTCCTCATGGCCGATCATCGGTATTTCTGCTGCGAAATCCGCCAGATGTTGTCCTTTGACGGAGCCCCTCGGCTCGTATCTGATGCCAAACTCAGATAGTTCTACTGCCCAACCTACCATCCTTCCGGCCAGATCGGGTTTCCTCAAAATTCTCGAGACTGGATGGTCGGTACGTACGACCACCTGGTGACTTTGGAAGTATTGGCGCAGTCTTCGAGAGGCATGAAGAAGGGCTAGGGCTACTTTTTCCACCTGTTGATATCGAGTTTCAACGTCGGTCAGTGTCCGGCTAACGAAATATATGAGCTTGGGTGTGGGTTTTTCTTGCAGCAGGACGGCACTGACCACAGTTTCAGAGAGCCCTAGGTAAACCTGGAGGTCTTCGCCTGGGGAAGGTCTATTCATGATGGGAGGCTGGGTAAGGACGCCTTTGATTGCCTGGAAAGCCGTCTCGCAGTCGTCGTCCCAACTGTTGGCCGAtgccttcttcatcttcttcaggaTAGGAGCCGCCCGTTCCGCTAACTTTGGTACAAATCGAGATAGTGCAGTCAAACGGCCTACTAGTCTCTGTACCTCCTTTACCGTTCGAGGGGTCTGCATCTCCAGCACCGCCCTGCATTTATCCGGGTTGGCCTCGATTTCCCGGGACGTTAGCATGAAGCCCAAGAATTTGCCGGCCGCCACCCCAAACGTGCATTTGGCCGGATTGAGTCGCATCCCATACCGTCTCACCTGTCTAAAGACTTCCTCCAAATCTCGCAGATGTTGGGCTCCTTCGTCCGATCGGACGACCATGTCATCGACGTAGACGTCCAGACAACGGCCTATCTGGTCAGTGAAGATTTTGTTCATCAAGCGCTGGTAAGTGGCACCGGCATTTTTGAGCCCGAAGGGCATGACTTCGTAGCAGAAGTTGGCTTGATCGGCCATGAAGGTCGTCTTTTCTCTGTCAGGATTGTGCATAGGTATCTGGTTATATCCTGAATAAGCATCCAGGAAGCTAAGAATCTGATGTTCGGACGCCCGGTCTACGAGAACGTCGATGCTGGGCAGTGGATAAGAATCTTTGGGGCAAGCTTTGTTGAGGTCAGTGTAGTCTGTACACATTCGCCACTGACCATTCGACTTCTTCACCATGACTACGTTGGCTAACCAGGTGGTGTAAGTAACCTCTCGAATGAACCCGGCCGTCTGCAATTTGCGGACTTCCTCCTGGACTGCCCGCCTCTTTTCTTCTcccatttttctcttcttttgggCTATCGGCCTGGCTTCCCTGAATAGGGATAGACGGTGTGCCATGATAGAGGGATGGATCCCTGGCATGTCAGCAGCCGTCCATGCGAAAAGATCACGGTTACGCCAAAGGGCAGCCCGGAGCTGCCTCTCCATCTCTTCCTCCAGCCCTTGGGCTATGAAGGTGACCTGGTCAGGGTTCGTTCCCACTATCATTGGCTGGGTTTCCCCCTGCGGTTCGAGGCGGTCCTCGGTGTTGGTACGGGGGTCTAGGTCGGCCATCGCGACACTTGCCCCGCCTGTCCTCCGCCTTGTCTCTCGGGGGTACATTTTGAGACCGGCTGCGTAACACTCCCGTGCCACTTTCTGGTCGGCGCGGATGGTACATATCGTTCCCCGAGATGTGGGATACTTCATTGTTAGATGGGGGGTGGATACGATAGCCCCAAAGGAGTTCAGACATGGTCGCCCTAAGAGGACGTTGTAAGATGTATTAGCATCCACCAGCAAATATCGcacctttttctcttctccctCTCGTCCTGCCCCGATTTTCGTCCACAAGTCCAGATATCCCCTGGTGTCGACCCTTTCTCCCGCGAAACCCACCAGTTGTTCATCGTACGGGACGATGAGGTCTTCGGAGATGTCCATCTGCCGGAATGTCTTCCAGTATAGTATGTTGACCGAGCTTCCTTGGTCGACTAGCACCTTGCTCACTCCATATCGCGTGATTTCGACCGTAATGACCATAGGGTCGTCTTGTTCGGGGTCTGGTGCATGAAAGTCTTCATCAGAAAACATGATGGGAGGCATTGTTCGCCTGGGGACGTCAACGGCGTGTATGGACCGTAGGTGGCGGATGCTCCTCTTCCGTGCCGACGACGACGTTCCCCCACCTGCGAATCCGCCAGAGATCGTGTTAATCATTCCTCGCAGCGGCCCCCCGTTGCCGCCCGCTCGGCTCCTGCTGCGGCTTCTGCTTCTCTCTCTTCGCCTCTCCGAATTCCTTCCTCGTTCGTCGTGCTCGCGTGGGTATCGCGGGCGGACGTCTCTACGTCCTCTGTCCGTCGACGTCCTTGGACTCCTTTCTCTCGGGGACGGACGTCCAGCAGAGACTGTTTCGTTCTGGTGGTTTCTTATATATTGTTTCAAGTGTCCGGCCTGGATGAGCTCCTCTATTCGGTCCTTGAGCGTCATGCAGTCTTCAGTGTCATGGCCCATGTTCTGATGATACAGGCAGTGTTTACCACTGTCGACCCCCGGAGGGGTCGGACGTTTTTGTGGGGCACGCATTATCTGTGTGCTTAGAGCTTCTTGCAGTATCCGCGCCCAGGGAGCATTGAGAGGAGTGTACTGGGGGAAACGGGGGACCCGAGGGCCGTCTCGCCCTTTTGCACCGGTGGGCCGTTGCGATTGACCCTGTTTGCCCTCGCTCTTATCCTTCGCTTCCTGCATCTCCCTTCGATAGTTTTGTTTCATCTCCTCCACCCTGGCTTCGTCCGCCGCCCGTTGGCGCAATTCTTCCAGTGTCTTAGGCGGGTTTCGACAGACGCTCTCCTTAAAGGGTCCCGGCCTAAGGGCCGGCATCACATACTGCAGGGCCATCTCCACGCTCAGCCCCCTGACCCGTCGGACCGCTTTGGTGAATCGTTCCATGAAGGTCCTAAGGGCCTCCTCTTTCCCTTGCTTCATATTCATCAGATCGACCAGAGTAGTATCTTGTGGTCGGCATGCGGCGAATTGATCAGTGAACATGCCGCTTAGTCCTTTGAAGTTTTCTACCGAGCCGTTAGGTATGGAGTTGAACCACTCTAGAGCTTCGCCTTTGAGGGACAGTGAGAATGCCCCGGCACCAGATGGCATCACTTCCTGTCCGGAAGGCCATGGCATTAGTAAACGACTTGACATGTGCGTCGGGATCACCGGTACCGTCGTACATCTTGAACTGCGGGGGAATGAACTGATCCGAAATACGGACGTCCATCACAGCTTGGACGAATGGCACTGGTACCGACGGCATCTCCGACTTAACCAACACCAAACTTTCCTCCCCCCTctccttctcttcctcctcgGTACTCTTCTGCTTCCCTTTCTCCTGGTCCCCCTGACCCCGTGCACTACTGTGGGCCTCCTTGCTACCTTCTCCCGTCTGCTTCTCCTTCTCCTGACGTAACTGAGCTAGACACTCGGCACGCACGGCCGCCATCTCCTCCTCGTGTTTCTTTTGCATTTCTTCATGTCTCCTTTGCATATCTTCCATCCTCATCTCCAGAGCGCGTACAATTCCGCTCGTCTCCTCAGTGCTAGCGtttctcgtggtcaccattgggtatAAACCTcaggccccacggtgggcgccaaatgttTCTGCTTCAGGGGTCTAAGTCAGTCAGGGCTCTCCGCTGCCGTCCGCTCCGATCTTCCGGTCGTTCACGATCGNNNNNNNNNNNNNNNNNNNNNNNNNNNNNNNNNNNNNNNNNNNNNNNNNNNNNNNNNNNNNNNNNNNNNNNNNNNNNNNNNNNNNNNNNNNNNNNNNNNNNNNNNNNNNNNNNNNNNNNNNNNNNNNNNNNNNNNNNNNNNNNNNNNNNNNNNNNNNNNNNNNNNNNNNNNNNNNNNNNNNNNNNNNNNNNNNNNNNNNNNNNNNNNNNNNNNNNNNNNNNNNNNNNNNNNNNNNNNNNNNNNNNNNNNNNNNNNNNNNNNNNNNNNNNNNNNNNNNNNNNNNNNNNNNNNNNNNNNNNNNNNNNNNNNNNNNNNNNNNNNNNNNNNNNNNNNNNNNNNNNNNNNNNNNNNNNNNNNNNNNNNNNNNNNNNNNNNNNNNNNNNNNNNNNNNNNNNNNNNNNNNNNNNNNNNNNNNNNNNNNNNNNNNNNNNNNNNNNNNNNNNNNNNNNNNNNNNNNNNNNNNNNNNNNNNNNNNNNNNNNNNNNNNNNNNNNNNNNNNNNNNNNNNNNNNNNNNNNNNNNNNNNNNNNNNNNNNNNNNNNNNNNNNNNNNNNNNNNNNNNNNNNNNNNNNNNNNNNNNNNNNNNNNNNNNNNNNNNNNNNNNNNNNNNNNNNNNNNNNNNNNNNNNNNNNNNNNNNNNNNNNNNNNNNNNNNNNNNNNNNNNNNNNNNNNNNNNNNNNNNNNNNNNNNNNNNNNNNNNNNNNNNNNNNNNNNNNNNNNNNNNNNNNNNNNNNNNNNNNNNNNNNGTTTCGCAAAGAGAGGGCGAAGTTTCGGTCTGGTCTGGTCTTCGCGTGTCCGGTCTCATTTGTCCGGGTGGGCCTCGTGTACGGACGGTCACGCAGGGTACAGCTGGTATTTAGGGGAGACAAAGATATACATGAGAAAGAGAAACGAATATTAGACAGATTTAAGAACtctggatgaaaaaaaaaaaaaaactccaatgCATTTCAGCACACATTGCCATTTTCCTTCCAAAAATACTcttaatgaatattaaaaaaatggtacCCACACATTTATAATGTGAATGTATAAGTTAACTCCCcgtgtaaaatattattttccttattaTTTAATATGGCATTAGGTATCCTATTATTTTTGCTACGTGAGGAAGCAGTAATGGAGATCACGTGAATGTTTTTGGGACACGACAGACATTACAATTCGCAACGGTTACTTTGCGTGTCATTGTGAGTGTTTCTCTCTCTTCCCTTTTTCCCTTTACCCAATATCAGAAACCTTCCAAGTTGGTCTTAGGCGCAAGAAAAATCACATACCCATTTGTGTTTTGCAATGGGATCTCGAAGAAAATCAGTGAAAGAGAAAGCtcaagaagaagaggaagaggaacaAGCAGTGGTGTTGAAAACTACAAAAGTGGTGGAGTATTTGGTGCCAAAGATGTCAATTGAGCTTCTTTGCAAGTTTCCGGATAACTCTGCCTTTGACTTTGATTACTCTCAGAGCACAATATGGTCTCCTTTGCTTCCCACACCCTGCAGTCCAATGGATTTGGATC
This window harbors:
- the LOC106779933 gene encoding uncharacterized protein LOC106779933 is translated as MFTDQFAACRPQDTTLVDLMNMKQGKEEALRTFMERFTKAVRRVRGLSVEMALQYVMPALRPGPFKESVCRNPPKTLEELRQRAADEARVEEMKQNYRREMQEAKDKSEGKQGQSQRPTGAKGRDGPRVPRFPQYTPLNAPWARILQEALSTQIMRAPQKRPTPPGVDSGKHCLYHQNMGHDTEDCMTLKDRIEELIQAGHLKQYIRNHQNETVSAGRPSPRERSPRTSTDRGRRDVRPRYPREHDERGRNSERRRERSRSRSRSRAGGNGGPLRGMINTISGGFAGGGTSSSARKRSIRHLRSIHAVDVPRRTMPPIMFSDEDFHAPDPEQDDPMVITVEITRYGVSKVLVDQGSSVNILYWKTFRQMDISEDLIVPYDEQLVGFAGERVDTRGYLDLWTKIGAGREGEEKKVRYLLVDANTSYNVLLGRPCLNSFGAIVSTPHLTMKYPTSRGTICTIRADQKVARECYAAGLKMYPRETRRRTGGASVAMADLDPRTNTEDRLEPQGETQPMIVGTNPDQVTFIAQGLEEEMERQLRAALWRNRDLFAWTAADMPGIHPSIMAHRLSLFREARPIAQKKRKMGEEKRRAVQEEVRKLQTAGFIREVTYTTWLANVVMVKKSNGQWRMCTDYTDLNKACPKDSYPLPSIDVLVDRASEHQILSFLDAYSGYNQIPMHNPDREKTTFMADQANFCYEVMPFGLKNAGATYQRLMNKIFTDQIGRCLDVYVDDMVVRSDEGAQHLRDLEEVFRQVRRYGMRLNPAKCTFGVAAGKFLGFMLTSREIEANPDKCRAVLEMQTPRTVKEVQRLVGRLTALSRFVPKLAERAAPILKKMKKASANSWDDDCETAFQAIKGVLTQPPIMNRPSPGEDLQVYLGLSETVVSAVLLQEKPTPKLIYFVSRTLTDVETRYQQVEKVALALLHASRRLRQYFQSHQVVVRTDHPVSRILRKPDLAGRMVGWAVELSEFGIRYEPRGSVKGQHLADFAAEIPMIGHEEWLLYVDGASGRTVSGAGVVLEGPNGFLIEHSLIFKFKTSNNQAEYEALLAGLQLAKDMGARRVICRTDSQLVVGQMNGDFQVREDHLLKYYHQACSLVKEFDEVKIEHIPREQNAQADLLSKLSTGKEKGQLTTVIRQVLLQPSVECLATSASDTADWRTEIRNLIRKQDRGESLRPADSKRVARFMIIGNDLYRRGFSSPLLKCLAENEAQYVMSELHLGVCGFHTGGRALKAKTLRAGYYWPTMEADAVEFTRRGNQCQAHANNHHTPSQKLHTIVSPWPFAQWGMDIVGPFPPATGQRKFLLVAIDYFTKWVEAEPLATITASQVQKFCWKLICRFGLPRTVVTDNGRQFVDRRLETFFRGLGIKHATSSVEHPQTNGQAEAVNKTIVAELKRRLGDKKGAWADHLPEVLWAYRCTPHGTTRETPFNLTYGTDAMLPVELGEPSLRRNIENLQINDQELRVELDTIDERHDRAVLRAEACRRMVERKYNTKVRPRQFHEGDLVWRKAGEARRVAAHGKLAAKWEGPFKVVEALGNGAYRLTRLDGRQITNTWNASHLKLYFS